Part of the Gemmatimonas sp. UBA7669 genome, CTCACGCGCTTTCGCACCGCGCGGTTCCGCAGGACGCAGGTCTCCGTTTCGCAGCACCTCAACGCCTCACACACTCCTGCAGAGCGTGTCGCACACTTTGAACCGTCCATGACCGACCGCGCTCCGCGCCCCGTCTCCGCCTCCCAGCACGAGACCAGTGAACTCATCATGCCGCAGGATGCCAACATCCTCGGCCACGCCTTCGGTGGCGCCATCATGGCCATGGTGGACAAGGCCGCAGCGGTGTCTGCCTTCCGTCATGCCCGCACGGCCTGCGTCACCGCCAGCATTGATCGGGTGGACTTCCGCGAACCCATTCACGTGGGCGATCTGGTGACCTGCAAGGCCTCCGTGAACTTCGTGGGCACCACGAGCATGGAAATCGGTGTGCGGGTGGAAGCCGAAGATCTCATCAGCGGCGCGCGGCGACACACCAATACCTGCTACCTGACGTTCGTGGCCATCGACCGTAATGGTCGGCCGGTGCCCATTCCCAAGGTGCTGCCGGAAACCGACGAACAGCAGCGACGTCACGAGGCCGCGCAGGCCCGCCGCCGCCGTCGCCTCGAAGAGCGTCAGGACGAGAAGCGCCAGGATGACCAGCGGCTCGACGACGCACGGGACGCCAGCCGCTGACCCTGGCCCCGTATGTCGTCTACTGAAGCACTGCGCATTCCCAATTTCCGACGCTACATCCTCGCGCTGTTCACACTGACCCTGGGCATTCAAATCCAGGGCACGGTGGTGGGGTGGCAGATCTACGACCTCACGCGCGATCCGCTCGCGCTGGGGCTGGTGGGGTTGGCGGAGGCACTGCCGGCCATCAGCATGGCGCTCTACGCGGGCCATGTGGCGGACAACCACGACCGGCGCCGCATTGCACTCATCGCCCTGAGTGTGCTGGTCGGCTGCTCGCTCGCCCTCTGGTGGTTGGCGGCGCCCACGCCGGCCGGACTCGGTGCGCTCACTTCTCCGGCTCGCGTGCGCGCCATCTACGCGGTGATCGTGGTGAGTGGCGTGGCGCGGGCGTTTCTGCAGCCATCACGGCAGGCACTCAGCGCGGAACTCGTGCCGCGCGAGTTGTACAAGAACGCCGTGACCTGGCGCAGCGGTTCGTGGCAGATGGCGGCCGTGCTTGGTCCGGCCCTCGGAGGCCTGCTGTACGCGGCGGGTGGCCTGACGCTCAGCTACGCCGTGGACGCCGCGCTCATGGCGCTGGCGGTGGTGTGGCTGCTGCGTGTGAAGCATCGCTCGCCGGTGCGCGAAACGAGCAACGAACCGATCTCGCGCAGCATCATGGGCGGCCTGCGCTTTGTGTTCGGCGACGCGCTGCTGCTTTCGGCGCTCACACTCGATCTGTTCTCGGTCCTCTTTGGCGGGGCCATTGCGCTGCTGCCGATTTTTGCCGGAGACATTCTGAATGCCGGCCCCACCGGCCTTGGACTCCTGCGGGCCGCACCGGCCGTCGGGGCCGTGGTGTCGAGCGTGCTGCTCACGCGCTTTCCGCCCTTTGCGCACACGGGGCGCAACCTGCTCATGGCCGTGAGCGCCTATGGCCTCTTCACCATTGGCTTCGGGCTCAGTCGCTCATTGCCGCTGTCCGTGGCCATGTTGGTGCTGGCCGGCGCGAGTGACATGGTCAGTGTGGTCATTCGCAGTCTCATGCTGCAGATGCGCACACCCGAGGCCCTGCTGGGACGCGTGTCGAGCGTGAATCAGATCTTCATCGGCAGCTCGAACGAAATCGGCGCCTTTGAAAGCGGCCTGACCGCACGCTGGTGGGGTGCGGTGGCCTCGGTGGTGGTGGGTGGTGTGGCCACGCTCGGTGTCGTGGCCACCGTGGCCTGGCGTGTCCCGTCGCTGCGTCGACTCAAACAGTTGGCGAGCTGAGCGCCGCCGCCAGTTCTTCCGTC contains:
- a CDS encoding acyl-CoA thioesterase; translation: MTDRAPRPVSASQHETSELIMPQDANILGHAFGGAIMAMVDKAAAVSAFRHARTACVTASIDRVDFREPIHVGDLVTCKASVNFVGTTSMEIGVRVEAEDLISGARRHTNTCYLTFVAIDRNGRPVPIPKVLPETDEQQRRHEAAQARRRRRLEERQDEKRQDDQRLDDARDASR
- a CDS encoding MFS transporter, whose translation is MSSTEALRIPNFRRYILALFTLTLGIQIQGTVVGWQIYDLTRDPLALGLVGLAEALPAISMALYAGHVADNHDRRRIALIALSVLVGCSLALWWLAAPTPAGLGALTSPARVRAIYAVIVVSGVARAFLQPSRQALSAELVPRELYKNAVTWRSGSWQMAAVLGPALGGLLYAAGGLTLSYAVDAALMALAVVWLLRVKHRSPVRETSNEPISRSIMGGLRFVFGDALLLSALTLDLFSVLFGGAIALLPIFAGDILNAGPTGLGLLRAAPAVGAVVSSVLLTRFPPFAHTGRNLLMAVSAYGLFTIGFGLSRSLPLSVAMLVLAGASDMVSVVIRSLMLQMRTPEALLGRVSSVNQIFIGSSNEIGAFESGLTARWWGAVASVVVGGVATLGVVATVAWRVPSLRRLKQLAS